A genomic segment from Dietzia psychralcaliphila encodes:
- a CDS encoding type 1 glutamine amidotransferase, whose product MTGHDEGARTNQGPGGDAGASASPLDTVSPDSPRPTESTVRIGLVLPDVMGTYGDDGNSLILRQRLRWRGYDAEIVRITLDDAVPDSCDVYTVGGGEDTAQKLASRHLSGSPGVQRAVARGVPVLAICAGMQVFGEWFMVSDGSRAPGLGLLDVTTSPQATRSIGELVVAPELAGLTQTLTGFENHMGATVLGPDAAPLGQVTSGVGNGVPAGEPARAGGSVEGTRVEGVVQGSMIATYMHGPVLARNPELADLLLCRALGVDSLPPVEVPAVEQLRRERLTAARR is encoded by the coding sequence ATGACCGGACACGACGAGGGCGCCCGCACCAACCAGGGCCCGGGCGGCGACGCTGGGGCCTCCGCCTCACCGCTCGACACCGTCTCCCCCGATTCCCCACGGCCCACCGAGTCGACCGTGCGCATCGGTCTGGTGCTCCCGGACGTGATGGGCACCTACGGCGACGACGGCAACTCCCTGATCCTGCGCCAGCGGTTGAGGTGGCGCGGGTACGACGCCGAGATCGTCCGCATCACCCTCGACGACGCCGTTCCCGACTCGTGTGACGTCTACACGGTGGGTGGCGGCGAGGACACCGCCCAGAAGCTCGCGTCCCGGCACCTGTCGGGCTCGCCCGGCGTGCAGCGGGCGGTCGCGCGCGGGGTGCCGGTGCTGGCGATCTGCGCCGGGATGCAGGTGTTCGGCGAGTGGTTCATGGTCTCCGACGGCTCCCGCGCGCCCGGGCTGGGCCTGCTGGACGTGACCACCTCGCCGCAGGCCACGCGCTCGATCGGCGAGCTGGTGGTGGCGCCGGAGCTGGCCGGGCTCACCCAGACCCTGACCGGCTTCGAGAACCACATGGGCGCCACCGTGCTGGGCCCCGATGCCGCTCCGCTGGGGCAGGTGACCTCGGGCGTGGGCAACGGCGTCCCGGCCGGTGAGCCCGCGCGCGCGGGCGGATCGGTCGAGGGCACGCGGGTCGAGGGAGTGGTGCAGGGCTCGATGATCGCGACCTATATGCACGGCCCGGTGCTCGCGCGGAACCCCGAGCTGGCGGACCTGCTGCTGTGCCGCGCGTTGGGCGTGGACTCGCTGCCGCCCGTCGAGGTGCCGGCGGTCGAGCAGTTGCGTCGCGAACGCCTGACCGCCGCCCGCCGCTGA
- a CDS encoding MurT ligase domain-containing protein codes for MSSRAHSALTPRGRAAVAVSRLATWASRVSGRGSGGMIGGLVALKLDPGLMSQLAAGRRTVLVTGTNGKSTTTRMVASALSTVAPVASNANGDNMDAGIVSALGADRAAPLAAIEVDELHTPAVAENTTPEAIVLLNLSRDQLDRVGEINSIERRLRAGVAAQPQATVVANCDDVMITSVAFDNPSVVWVAAGNAWAGDSVSCPRTGEPITRTVDETGAVHWQAKGTLPDGRHFARPEPDWWVTEDAIHGPDGFTAPMTLAIPGRANRGNAAQAVAAAVAMGADPMAAVRAVEGVDDVAGRYSTVDVDGRAAHLLLAKNPAGWQEALGMIDTSADGLVIAVNGQVADGVDLSWLWDVRFESFEGVSVYASGERAADLSVRLTYAGVEHQLEPDPLTAIRRCPPGRVEVLANYTAFRDLGRAIAARKEQ; via the coding sequence ATGAGTTCCCGCGCGCACTCCGCACTGACCCCCCGTGGCCGCGCAGCCGTGGCCGTCTCCCGTCTGGCCACCTGGGCCTCGCGGGTGTCCGGCCGCGGGTCGGGCGGGATGATCGGCGGCCTGGTCGCGCTCAAGCTGGACCCCGGCCTGATGTCCCAGCTCGCCGCCGGACGGCGGACCGTGCTGGTCACCGGGACCAACGGCAAGTCCACGACGACGAGGATGGTCGCCTCCGCGCTGTCGACGGTGGCTCCGGTGGCCTCCAACGCCAACGGCGACAACATGGACGCCGGGATCGTGTCCGCGCTCGGCGCCGACCGGGCGGCCCCGCTGGCCGCGATCGAGGTGGACGAGCTGCACACGCCGGCGGTCGCGGAGAACACCACCCCCGAGGCGATCGTGTTGCTCAACCTGAGCCGCGACCAGCTGGACCGGGTGGGCGAGATCAATTCCATCGAGCGGCGGCTGCGGGCCGGTGTGGCCGCGCAGCCGCAGGCCACCGTGGTGGCCAACTGTGACGACGTGATGATCACCTCCGTCGCCTTCGACAACCCGTCGGTGGTGTGGGTGGCGGCCGGCAACGCATGGGCCGGCGACTCGGTGAGCTGCCCGCGCACCGGTGAGCCGATCACCCGCACAGTCGACGAGACCGGCGCCGTGCACTGGCAGGCGAAGGGCACCCTGCCCGACGGTCGACATTTCGCGCGGCCCGAGCCGGACTGGTGGGTCACCGAGGACGCGATCCACGGGCCCGACGGCTTCACCGCTCCCATGACACTGGCCATCCCGGGGCGGGCCAACCGGGGCAACGCCGCCCAGGCCGTGGCCGCAGCCGTGGCGATGGGGGCCGACCCGATGGCCGCGGTCCGGGCCGTCGAGGGCGTCGACGACGTGGCGGGCCGCTACTCGACCGTCGACGTCGACGGCCGCGCCGCGCATCTACTGCTGGCCAAGAACCCGGCCGGGTGGCAGGAGGCGCTCGGGATGATCGACACCTCCGCCGACGGCCTGGTGATCGCGGTCAACGGCCAGGTGGCCGACGGCGTGGACCTGTCCTGGCTGTGGGACGTGCGGTTCGAGAGCTTCGAGGGTGTGTCTGTCTACGCCTCCGGTGAGCGCGCCGCCGACCTGTCCGTGCGCCTGACCTACGCCGGGGTCGAGCACCAGCTCGAGCCCGACCCGCTGACCGCGATCAGACGATGCCCACCCGGCCGGGTCGAGGTGCTTGCCAACTACACCGCGTTCCGCGACCTCGGGCGCGCGATCGCCGCCCGGAAGGAGCAGTAG
- a CDS encoding exonuclease domain-containing protein: MSGWVVVDVETSGMRPSVDRVLSVAAVVIDDDGEVVEEFATLLNPGVDPGPVHVHGLTPALLAGKPRFADVAADLARVLDGRTVVAHNATFDASFLASEARRAGLEPPLERFLCTLDFAGRLHLSTADLKLVTLAAHFGVEQRAAHDAHDDALVLAGVFAGMLRVAAAKDVRPTVRELAGMLADPETGFLVSRVWAEALAAPRLWRPAGRLKRGGGLVQGMEVVFTQDVDRDPEEIAGLVVESGLYLADRISSRTSLAVCDAPGAVRGRAAFARKKGLELVPFARFAEMLTDVTPGRPVAGAQAVDSAQEALF; the protein is encoded by the coding sequence ATGAGCGGCTGGGTGGTGGTGGACGTCGAGACGTCCGGGATGAGGCCGTCGGTCGACCGGGTGCTGTCGGTGGCGGCGGTGGTGATCGACGACGACGGCGAGGTGGTCGAGGAGTTCGCGACCCTGCTGAACCCGGGAGTCGACCCGGGGCCCGTCCACGTGCACGGCCTCACCCCGGCCCTCCTCGCCGGCAAACCACGCTTCGCCGATGTGGCCGCGGACCTGGCCCGTGTGCTCGACGGCCGCACCGTGGTGGCGCACAACGCCACGTTCGACGCCTCCTTCCTGGCCTCCGAGGCGCGGCGGGCCGGACTCGAGCCGCCGCTGGAGCGGTTCCTGTGCACGCTGGACTTCGCGGGTCGGCTGCACCTGTCCACCGCCGACCTCAAGCTGGTCACGCTCGCCGCGCACTTCGGGGTCGAACAGCGGGCCGCGCACGACGCCCACGACGACGCCCTGGTGCTGGCCGGGGTGTTCGCCGGGATGCTGCGGGTGGCCGCGGCCAAGGACGTCCGGCCCACCGTGCGCGAACTCGCCGGGATGCTGGCGGACCCGGAGACCGGCTTCCTGGTCTCCCGCGTCTGGGCGGAGGCACTGGCCGCACCCCGGCTCTGGCGGCCGGCCGGGAGGCTGAAGCGCGGCGGCGGGCTGGTGCAGGGCATGGAGGTGGTCTTCACGCAGGACGTGGACCGCGACCCGGAGGAGATCGCCGGCCTCGTCGTCGAGTCCGGTCTCTACCTGGCCGACCGCATCTCCTCCCGCACCTCCCTGGCGGTGTGCGACGCCCCGGGCGCGGTCCGGGGCCGCGCGGCGTTCGCCCGCAAGAAGGGGCTCGAACTGGTCCCGTTCGCCCGGTTCGCCGAAATGCTGACCGACGTCACGCCCGGGCGGCCCGTCGCGGGCGCGCAGGCGGTGGACAGCGCGCAGGAGGCGCTCTTCTGA
- a CDS encoding serine hydrolase, translated as MARYRSDTPAARLRDAPVRARRRTRRLLHLTASGYGALCMAALLGVAVTAPGTELVRPDTASASTHPGSSELGPSEPGSSQPAASVPDGRVEDPAHGVRPVPSGWREVGPLLSGAVADAGLSGHQLAACVLAIDAPDERVVCAGDDEPRYAASVIKVAYAVAALEAWDADPAAETPYGPLDELLEQAISVSDNEAANLLYDLSVRGPEAPDTDDPIEAINDVADRVDLADEFHTGGTFRGEWTGDWSRVSARGSVGYLTELVRAADGRAPSSEALTYPAVARTVLDLMLGQERLWKLPAHLPEGSSANKTGETDTTDHDIAVINTASGRYSIAVISTAAGTYGTQDEVISGLGRDVARALGGAVRF; from the coding sequence GTGGCGCGGTACCGGTCGGACACTCCCGCGGCGCGCCTGCGGGATGCCCCGGTTCGGGCGCGGCGTCGTACCCGTCGACTGCTCCACCTGACCGCGAGCGGATACGGCGCGCTGTGCATGGCGGCGCTGCTGGGGGTGGCGGTGACCGCACCCGGGACCGAGCTGGTGCGCCCGGACACCGCGTCGGCCAGCACCCACCCCGGCTCTTCTGAGCTCGGACCTTCTGAGCCCGGATCATCTCAGCCCGCCGCCTCCGTACCGGACGGCCGGGTCGAGGACCCCGCGCACGGCGTGCGGCCGGTGCCGTCCGGCTGGCGCGAGGTGGGTCCGCTGCTGTCCGGGGCGGTCGCCGACGCGGGGCTGTCGGGCCACCAGTTGGCGGCGTGCGTCCTGGCGATCGACGCCCCCGACGAGCGCGTGGTGTGCGCCGGGGACGACGAACCCCGCTATGCCGCCTCGGTGATCAAAGTGGCCTACGCGGTGGCCGCGCTCGAGGCCTGGGACGCCGACCCCGCCGCCGAGACCCCCTACGGGCCCCTCGACGAGCTGCTGGAGCAGGCGATCTCCGTCTCGGACAACGAGGCCGCGAACCTGCTCTACGACCTCTCCGTGCGGGGTCCCGAGGCGCCCGACACCGACGACCCGATCGAGGCGATCAACGACGTGGCCGACCGGGTGGACCTGGCCGACGAGTTCCACACCGGCGGGACCTTCCGCGGGGAGTGGACCGGTGACTGGAGCCGGGTCAGCGCGCGCGGCAGTGTGGGGTACCTCACCGAGCTGGTCCGGGCCGCCGACGGGCGGGCGCCCAGCAGCGAGGCCCTGACCTACCCCGCGGTCGCGCGGACCGTGCTCGACCTGATGCTCGGCCAGGAGCGGCTGTGGAAGCTGCCGGCCCACCTCCCCGAGGGATCGAGCGCCAACAAGACCGGTGAGACCGACACCACGGACCATGACATCGCCGTGATCAACACCGCCTCCGGCCGGTACTCGATCGCCGTGATCTCCACCGCCGCGGGCACCTACGGCACCCAGGACGAAGTGATCTCCGGGCTCGGGCGCGACGTGGCCCGGGCGCTCGGCGGTGCGGTTCGTTTCTGA
- a CDS encoding ArsR/SmtB family transcription factor, whose product MQDIGVIDSAEVATAALAPIRTRLLAELSEPGSATTLAARLGIPRQKLNYHLRQLEKHGLVDLVEERRRGNVHERILRASSSSYVVSPEVMGRVQPVVGADRDQASPRWLLALSSRMVREVGELIVGARRTGKRVGTFGLDGEVRFATPADRAAFADELTDAVTTLVSKYHDDSSDGGRRHRIIVGMHAVPPDSAVQPESAHTPESEEKDDV is encoded by the coding sequence ATGCAGGACATCGGAGTGATCGACAGCGCCGAGGTGGCGACCGCCGCCCTTGCCCCGATCCGCACGCGACTACTGGCCGAGCTCTCCGAACCGGGGTCGGCCACCACGCTCGCCGCCCGCCTGGGGATACCGCGGCAGAAGCTCAACTATCACCTGCGGCAGCTCGAGAAGCACGGGCTGGTCGACCTGGTCGAGGAGCGACGGCGGGGGAACGTCCACGAACGGATACTGAGGGCCTCGTCGTCGTCGTATGTCGTCTCCCCAGAGGTGATGGGGCGGGTCCAGCCGGTCGTCGGTGCCGACCGCGACCAGGCCTCGCCACGGTGGCTCCTCGCGCTCTCCTCGCGCATGGTGCGCGAGGTGGGTGAACTGATCGTGGGGGCCCGCCGGACCGGCAAGCGGGTCGGGACGTTCGGTCTCGACGGCGAGGTCCGCTTCGCCACCCCGGCCGACCGCGCCGCGTTCGCCGACGAGCTCACCGACGCCGTCACCACACTCGTGTCCAAGTACCACGACGACTCCTCCGACGGGGGCCGCCGACACCGGATCATCGTGGGGATGCACGCCGTGCCACCCGACAGTGCTGTTCAACCCGAGAGTGCCCACACGCCCGAGAGTGAGGAGAAAGACGATGTCTGA
- a CDS encoding SRPBCC family protein, with translation MSDQHKRIEKAIELDATPEEVWEAVATGEGMACWFVPHRFDPPEGGVGARVVSDFGSGNISEATVREWEPGRRYSSSADGQTEVVEFLVEGRDGGGAVLRLIHSGITGEDWEAEYHSHGWDGFLANLRRYFEHFRGLAPVTVSIIAFTELDKDGIWALFDGALGIDGQPAVGDTVHLTPHGLDPIDGVVEVAEPGNLGIRSDRGAHFFSGDGAWGMVTVVHYFFGEGFDRDALTADWQRWADGLFPPPADSPTAPPTAPPTAPPAG, from the coding sequence ATGTCTGACCAGCACAAGCGGATCGAGAAGGCCATCGAGCTCGACGCCACGCCGGAGGAGGTATGGGAGGCCGTCGCCACAGGTGAGGGGATGGCGTGCTGGTTCGTGCCACACCGGTTCGACCCACCGGAGGGAGGAGTCGGCGCCCGCGTCGTGTCCGACTTCGGTTCGGGCAACATCTCCGAGGCCACGGTCCGCGAGTGGGAACCCGGGCGGCGCTATTCGTCCTCTGCGGACGGTCAGACGGAGGTCGTGGAGTTCCTCGTGGAGGGGCGGGACGGTGGCGGAGCGGTACTGCGGCTCATCCACAGCGGCATCACCGGTGAGGACTGGGAGGCCGAATACCACAGCCACGGTTGGGACGGTTTTCTGGCGAACCTGCGCCGCTACTTCGAGCACTTCCGCGGGCTCGCGCCGGTCACCGTGTCGATCATCGCGTTCACCGAGCTCGACAAGGACGGCATCTGGGCGCTGTTCGACGGCGCGCTGGGCATCGACGGACAGCCGGCGGTCGGCGACACCGTGCACCTGACGCCCCACGGGCTCGATCCGATCGACGGCGTGGTGGAGGTGGCCGAACCGGGCAACCTCGGCATCCGCAGCGACCGCGGCGCCCACTTCTTCAGCGGTGACGGTGCGTGGGGGATGGTCACCGTCGTCCACTACTTCTTCGGCGAGGGATTCGACCGCGACGCGCTCACCGCCGACTGGCAGCGCTGGGCCGACGGTCTCTTCCCGCCGCCGGCCGACTCGCCGACCGCCCCGCCGACCGCCCCGCCGACCGCCCCGCCGGCGGGCTAG